A genomic segment from Flavobacterium sp. 9R encodes:
- a CDS encoding transketolase, with translation MKPNTQQLNDLTIQVRRDILRMVHAVNSGHPGGSLGCTEFLVTLYQHLMDRKEGFDMDAIGEDVFFLSNGHISPVFYSVLARSGYFPVSELATFRLLNSRLQGHPTTHEGLPGVRMASGSLGQGLSVALGAAQAKKLNGDSHIVYTLHGDGELQEGQNWEAIMYASAKNVDNLIATIDVNGKQIDGTTDEVLNMGSLKAKFEAFDWDVLEIKEGNNIEAIIAGMTEAKAKTGKGKPVCVLLYTEMGNGVDFMMHTHAWHGKAPNDAQLENGLAQNISTLADY, from the coding sequence ATGAAGCCTAACACACAACAATTAAACGATTTAACTATCCAAGTTAGAAGAGATATTCTTCGTATGGTACACGCTGTTAATTCTGGACACCCAGGTGGTTCACTCGGATGTACAGAGTTTTTGGTTACCCTTTACCAACACCTAATGGATCGCAAAGAAGGATTTGATATGGATGCCATTGGTGAAGATGTATTCTTTTTATCCAACGGTCACATTTCACCTGTATTTTATAGCGTACTAGCTAGAAGTGGTTATTTTCCAGTATCTGAGCTTGCTACCTTTAGACTATTGAACTCTCGTTTGCAAGGACATCCAACTACACATGAAGGACTTCCTGGTGTTCGTATGGCCTCTGGATCGTTAGGACAAGGTTTATCTGTTGCCCTTGGAGCTGCTCAAGCGAAAAAATTAAATGGAGATTCGCATATCGTTTATACTTTGCACGGAGACGGCGAATTGCAAGAAGGACAAAACTGGGAAGCCATTATGTATGCTTCTGCTAAAAACGTAGACAACCTAATTGCTACGATTGACGTAAACGGGAAACAAATTGATGGTACTACTGATGAAGTATTGAACATGGGAAGCTTGAAAGCTAAATTCGAAGCTTTTGATTGGGATGTGCTTGAAATCAAAGAAGGAAATAACATCGAAGCAATAATCGCTGGTATGACTGAAGCTAAAGCTAAAACTGGAAAAGGAAAACCAGTATGCGTGCTTTTGTATACTGAGATGGGTAATGGTGTTGATTTTATGATGCATACGCATGCTTGGCATGGTAAAGCTCCAAATGACGCACAATTGGAGAATGGTTTAGCGCAAAACATTTCAACTTTAGCAGATTACTAG
- a CDS encoding phosphatidylcholine/phosphatidylserine synthase has protein sequence MAFKKHIPNIITLLNLFCGCIAISFVVQQQFEMAFYFVCLGIFLDFFDGFFARLFQVASPLGLQLDSLADMVTSGVVPGLTMFYMMLEAFGLQISDPFSGQYALAFLGFLVTLGSCYRLANFNIDTRQTDSFIGLPTPANALFILSLPLVVRHFDSFMLFELLSNYGVLLAISIGSAYILNAEIPLFSLKVKKLTFQDNKLTFFFLAVSLLLLVTLQFLGIPLVILFYIFLSILNNKFIKQ, from the coding sequence ATGGCTTTCAAAAAACACATTCCTAATATTATTACCTTATTGAACTTATTTTGTGGTTGTATTGCCATCTCTTTTGTGGTGCAACAACAATTCGAAATGGCCTTTTATTTTGTTTGCTTAGGAATTTTTCTTGATTTTTTTGATGGCTTCTTTGCACGTCTTTTTCAGGTTGCAAGTCCTTTGGGCTTGCAATTGGATTCTTTAGCGGATATGGTGACTAGCGGTGTGGTTCCGGGATTGACAATGTTTTATATGATGTTAGAAGCCTTTGGTTTACAAATCAGTGACCCGTTTTCTGGCCAATATGCGTTGGCTTTTTTGGGATTTTTGGTCACTTTAGGTTCTTGTTATCGATTGGCTAACTTTAATATTGATACCCGTCAAACCGACTCTTTTATTGGTTTGCCTACTCCAGCCAATGCTTTGTTTATTCTGAGTTTGCCCTTGGTTGTTCGTCATTTTGATTCGTTTATGCTATTCGAATTATTGTCGAATTATGGTGTGCTTTTGGCGATTAGTATTGGGAGTGCTTACATCTTGAATGCTGAAATTCCTCTTTTTTCTTTGAAAGTCAAAAAACTGACCTTTCAAGATAATAAATTGACCTTTTTCTTTCTGGCGGTTTCACTTTTACTCTTGGTGACACTGCAATTTTTAGGCATTCCATTGGTCATCCTTTTTTATATTTTTCTTTCTATCCTTAACAATAAATTTATCAAGCAATAG
- a CDS encoding head GIN domain-containing protein encodes MVKIITLVTKFIIVTLTALLFASCNLSANFNSITGSGNVTTEKRIVNGDFKSIEVGNAIDLVLEQADKVEIIVEADDNLQKEITTKVENGKLIIGCKYSSFLNITSKKVIVRAPIIEGIEANSASTVNSKSTLKASEFKIDASSAASLDLNVESEKIICDSGSGSSIELKGKAISLQTSSSSGSSINAGELLANDIKSQASSGSIQSLHPLVSLDAEASSGGNISYKNKPKSLKKSENSGGSISQE; translated from the coding sequence ATGGTAAAAATAATCACACTAGTAACAAAATTCATTATTGTTACGCTGACCGCTTTACTGTTTGCCTCTTGTAATTTGTCTGCAAATTTCAATTCCATCACAGGAAGTGGAAATGTGACCACCGAAAAGAGAATTGTAAATGGCGATTTTAAAAGTATTGAAGTAGGAAACGCTATCGACTTGGTACTAGAACAAGCCGATAAAGTTGAGATTATTGTAGAAGCCGATGACAATTTGCAAAAAGAAATCACTACCAAAGTAGAAAACGGCAAGCTTATTATAGGATGCAAATACAGTTCTTTCTTGAATATCACTTCGAAAAAAGTAATCGTTCGAGCTCCTATTATAGAAGGCATTGAGGCCAATAGTGCTTCGACTGTAAATAGCAAATCAACCCTTAAAGCTTCGGAATTCAAGATTGATGCATCGAGTGCGGCTTCTTTGGATTTGAACGTAGAATCTGAAAAAATAATTTGTGATTCTGGAAGTGGAAGTAGTATTGAATTGAAAGGTAAAGCCATTAGTTTACAAACCAGTTCTTCGAGTGGAAGTTCTATTAATGCTGGCGAGTTGTTGGCAAACGATATCAAATCACAGGCTTCATCAGGAAGTATTCAATCGCTACATCCGTTGGTGAGTCTTGATGCCGAAGCGTCTAGTGGAGGAAATATCTCCTACAAGAATAAGCCGAAAAGTCTGAAAAAAAGCGAAAATTCTGGCGGTTCGATAAGCCAAGAATAG
- a CDS encoding T9SS sorting signal type C domain-containing protein — protein MKIKNILLLLLVFSFSCASVFSQQGKVDPTFNTYDDGLLGDGFDNTVRTLSVQDDGKLIVGGDFLNFNGVATPYLCRLLPDGSKDVSFSLGTGFNNKVYASLLQPDGKILVAGSFTQFNGTAVGRLVRLNPDGSRDSSFTASPGATNSIIYDMALQSDGSIFLVGSFTSFNGTAANRIVKILPNGAVDTSFVTGSGASGLIEKVVLQPDGKIIIGGGFTSFNGVSVGKIARLNADGTLDASFITGVGFDDNVSAIGIQTDGKIILGGSFTNYNGNVANRILRINTDGTVDSSFVSGSGFSSGAVEAISINSSGELMIGGSFSGTYNGTAVNRVQRFNSNGIINTAFDIGNGPASATVYTLDNFMDSSWYIGGSFSVFDDQNQGRLAKIDAQGTLDIGYLTSGVGLNNSVSKVLPLLDKSVIVVGNFTQFNGAVAPRIAKLNEAGEIDIAFNGAGQGANATIRNAALQSDGKIIIVGSFTSYNGTAVNRIARLLPNGSLDATFNIGSGCNGQVYGIAVQSDGKVVIVGNFSTYNGNTALKIARLLPDGTLDASFITGSGAEDGIVEIVALQLDGKMILGGHFTMFNGISSNRIIRLNTDGSIDASFSVGAGFDATVYNVTLQSDAKIVVGGSFSNVNGNSRRRIVRLNPDGSLDTSFVIGTGFSSGSVRDILIQPNGRLLIGGTFSGTYNGVGVKRMLRIQANGAVDGTFSVNLNGTLATMALTSDEKVLIGGTFNSVSGTTKHRIARLFLCIDNTKRIAGNWSNGLPSPGKELLFEEDYTIANTFYACSCSVASGFEVKITSGNTLSLRYQYEGNGLLVLEDGASLHQVDDQISNSGTIQLKRKTTPIRKMDYTYWSSPVQNQQLIDVSPSTLSDKFFSFDGMNNNWKNESPTSLMTIAKGYIIRGPQHFSETLPSVYEAVFSGIPNNGVYDFLVGSDQYNLIGNPYPSAIDADLFMTDANNASIIYGALYFWTHNTAIANNEYTADDYATYNRTGGTGTAKGTAISGGSVPTGKIASGQSFFVGNAAAGSFQFTNAMRVSGNNSQFFKQANTKKTAAVEKNRVWLNLTNSGGAFKQLLVGYITGATNDLDNLYDGPTFDGQEFVDFYSVNKGQKLTIQGRALPFENTDVVPLGYRSTIAGSFDISIDNRDGALASQEIWLEDKKTNTLHELTKGKYTFTAINGVENDRFVLQYTNQTLGTDDNELADKSLIVIVKNKKITLTSSAAAITQVQVFDLLGRKVYDKSKINTQEWSISTLSSSEQTLIVKTILANGAISSKKIIF, from the coding sequence TTGAAAATAAAGAATATCCTGCTCTTACTTTTAGTTTTTAGTTTTAGTTGTGCTTCCGTTTTTAGCCAACAAGGAAAAGTCGACCCTACTTTTAATACCTATGATGATGGCCTTTTGGGCGATGGTTTTGATAATACAGTCAGAACATTGTCGGTACAAGATGATGGTAAATTAATAGTTGGTGGTGATTTTCTAAATTTCAATGGAGTGGCGACACCTTATTTATGTCGGCTGTTGCCCGATGGTTCCAAGGATGTGTCTTTTTCTCTAGGAACAGGCTTTAATAATAAAGTTTATGCCTCTTTACTTCAGCCTGATGGTAAAATTTTAGTTGCGGGTTCTTTTACTCAGTTTAACGGTACAGCAGTAGGACGATTGGTTCGTTTGAATCCAGATGGAAGTCGCGATAGTTCATTTACTGCATCTCCTGGAGCAACCAATAGTATTATTTATGATATGGCATTACAATCCGATGGGAGTATTTTTTTGGTGGGAAGTTTTACGAGTTTTAATGGAACAGCCGCCAATAGAATAGTGAAAATTTTACCAAATGGAGCTGTAGATACTAGCTTTGTTACAGGTTCGGGTGCTTCTGGTTTAATCGAGAAAGTGGTACTTCAACCCGATGGAAAGATTATTATTGGTGGAGGTTTTACTTCATTCAATGGTGTAAGTGTGGGTAAAATTGCTCGGTTGAATGCCGATGGTACTTTGGATGCAAGTTTTATAACAGGAGTTGGTTTTGATGACAATGTCAGTGCTATAGGCATTCAAACGGATGGCAAAATTATTTTGGGAGGTTCATTTACAAATTATAACGGCAATGTTGCGAATAGAATTTTAAGGATAAACACCGATGGAACTGTAGATTCTTCTTTTGTTTCAGGTTCAGGATTTAGTTCAGGAGCAGTCGAGGCAATTTCAATAAATTCCAGTGGAGAACTTATGATAGGCGGTTCGTTTTCTGGGACCTATAATGGAACCGCTGTGAATAGAGTGCAGCGTTTCAATTCAAATGGGATTATCAATACCGCATTTGATATTGGTAATGGTCCCGCTTCTGCCACCGTTTATACTTTAGATAATTTCATGGATAGTTCTTGGTATATTGGAGGCTCTTTCTCCGTTTTCGATGATCAGAATCAAGGAAGATTAGCCAAAATTGATGCACAAGGCACCTTAGATATTGGGTATCTAACTTCGGGAGTGGGCTTGAATAACAGTGTTTCAAAAGTACTCCCCTTACTAGATAAAAGTGTAATCGTGGTTGGGAATTTTACACAATTTAATGGTGCAGTTGCTCCTAGAATTGCTAAACTCAACGAAGCTGGCGAAATAGATATCGCATTTAATGGCGCGGGTCAAGGAGCCAATGCTACCATTCGTAATGCTGCGTTACAGTCCGATGGAAAAATTATCATCGTGGGGAGTTTTACTTCTTACAACGGAACTGCAGTCAATCGAATAGCTCGTTTATTACCCAATGGAAGTTTGGATGCTACGTTTAATATCGGTTCAGGATGCAATGGACAAGTGTATGGAATAGCAGTTCAGTCGGATGGTAAGGTTGTCATCGTGGGTAATTTTTCGACTTATAATGGAAACACTGCCTTAAAAATTGCTCGTTTATTACCCGATGGTACTTTAGATGCTAGTTTTATTACAGGTTCTGGTGCCGAAGATGGAATAGTCGAAATCGTGGCTTTGCAGTTGGATGGGAAAATGATTTTGGGTGGTCATTTTACGATGTTTAATGGAATCTCGTCTAACAGAATAATCCGACTAAACACCGATGGGAGTATCGATGCTAGTTTTTCGGTAGGAGCTGGGTTTGATGCTACGGTTTATAATGTGACCTTGCAATCGGATGCTAAAATTGTGGTAGGCGGTTCCTTTTCTAATGTCAATGGTAATTCGAGAAGAAGAATCGTTCGTTTAAATCCCGATGGAAGTTTGGATACTAGTTTTGTAATAGGGACAGGATTTAGTAGTGGTAGCGTTCGAGATATTTTGATACAGCCCAATGGTAGACTACTCATTGGAGGAACATTTTCGGGGACTTATAATGGAGTAGGGGTGAAAAGAATGCTTCGTATTCAAGCTAATGGAGCAGTTGATGGAACTTTTTCGGTCAATTTGAATGGTACATTGGCTACTATGGCTTTAACTTCCGACGAAAAAGTATTGATTGGGGGAACTTTCAATTCTGTTTCTGGTACTACCAAACATCGTATTGCTAGACTTTTTTTATGTATAGATAACACTAAAAGAATAGCGGGTAATTGGAGCAATGGTTTGCCAAGCCCAGGAAAGGAATTGCTTTTCGAGGAGGATTACACTATTGCCAACACATTTTATGCGTGTAGTTGTAGTGTTGCTTCAGGTTTTGAAGTAAAAATTACCTCAGGGAATACACTTTCCTTGAGATATCAATATGAAGGGAATGGACTTTTGGTTCTCGAAGATGGGGCAAGTTTACATCAAGTAGACGATCAGATTAGTAATTCGGGCACGATTCAATTGAAAAGAAAAACAACTCCTATTCGGAAAATGGATTATACGTATTGGTCGAGTCCTGTTCAAAATCAGCAATTAATTGATGTCTCTCCTTCGACACTTTCGGATAAGTTTTTCTCTTTTGATGGGATGAATAACAATTGGAAAAACGAATCGCCTACTTCTTTAATGACTATTGCTAAAGGATATATCATTCGAGGACCTCAACATTTTTCTGAAACGCTGCCCTCGGTTTATGAAGCTGTTTTTTCTGGAATTCCGAATAATGGGGTATATGATTTTCTTGTTGGAAGTGATCAATATAATTTGATAGGAAATCCTTATCCATCGGCTATTGATGCTGATTTGTTTATGACCGATGCCAATAATGCTAGTATTATTTACGGAGCCTTGTATTTCTGGACGCACAATACTGCAATTGCTAATAATGAATATACCGCCGACGATTATGCGACTTATAACCGCACCGGAGGAACAGGAACGGCTAAAGGAACTGCTATATCTGGAGGCTCAGTTCCAACAGGGAAAATTGCTTCTGGCCAATCCTTTTTTGTAGGGAATGCAGCAGCGGGAAGTTTTCAATTTACCAATGCTATGAGAGTTTCGGGAAATAATTCACAGTTTTTCAAACAAGCAAATACTAAAAAAACAGCAGCTGTGGAGAAAAATCGTGTTTGGTTAAACTTGACCAATAGCGGTGGGGCTTTCAAACAATTGCTAGTGGGCTACATTACCGGTGCCACCAATGATTTAGACAACCTGTATGATGGGCCAACTTTTGATGGCCAAGAGTTTGTTGATTTTTACAGTGTCAATAAAGGGCAAAAACTAACCATCCAAGGACGCGCCTTGCCTTTTGAAAATACAGATGTTGTACCTCTGGGCTACCGAAGCACTATTGCTGGATCTTTCGATATTAGTATTGACAACAGAGACGGCGCTTTGGCGAGTCAAGAGATTTGGTTAGAAGATAAAAAGACGAACACACTCCATGAATTGACTAAAGGCAAGTATACTTTTACCGCCATTAATGGAGTGGAGAACGACCGTTTTGTGTTGCAATACACTAACCAAACTTTAGGAACCGATGATAATGAGTTAGCTGATAAGTCTCTAATTGTAATTGTAAAAAACAAAAAAATCACCCTTACCTCTTCTGCAGCAGCGATAACACAAGTACAAGTATTTGATTTGTTGGGCAGAAAAGTGTACGATAAATCAAAAATCAACACTCAAGAATGGTCGATTTCGACTTTGTCTTCGAGTGAACAAACATTGATAGTAAAAACTATTTTGGCCAACGGCGCCATTAGCAGCAAGAAGATTATTTTTTAG
- a CDS encoding PspC domain-containing protein → MNKTVNINLGGMFFHIDEDAYQKLTRYFEAIRRSLSKSSGQEEIIKDIEMRVSELLNEKQKSEKHVVGLKDVDEVIAVMGQPEDYIIEEETNASGKFNDYSTRATKKLYRDKEKGMIGGVATGLGHYFGIDAVWLKIMFLIFVFAGFGTGILAYIILWIVTPEAITTSEKLEMTGEPVTISNIEKKVREEFENVSGKFKNADYDKMGNQVKSGAEKLGNSLGDFIMTLFKVFSKVLGVILILTGLFTLVSLFIGVFTLGSSAFIDFPWQNFVEAGNFADYPVWSFGLLMFFAIGIPFFFLTVLGFKLLSPTIGSIGNIAKYSLLALWLISVAILISIGVKTATQVAYDGKTVVKQNIPLSANDTLFVKFRYNDYYTKDIDDHTEFEFVQDSANNKLIYSNNVSLRILYTDEKTPYIQIERTAKGKSFQDAKFRAEKIQYGIKVEGNHLYLDNYLLTDVKNKFRDQEVELYLYLPEGTLLKPDASVQNYDRSDNDFFNLHYSSDNYVYKVTDSQIKCLNCPDDEDEWNDVENDSTATNVTINENGISIKKDTLIKSNKDIKELKINKDGIIIKTE, encoded by the coding sequence ATGAACAAAACTGTAAATATAAACCTAGGAGGAATGTTCTTCCATATTGATGAAGATGCATACCAAAAATTAACTCGATATTTTGAAGCTATCAGACGTTCTTTGTCTAAATCTTCTGGTCAAGAAGAAATCATTAAAGATATCGAAATGCGTGTTTCAGAATTATTAAATGAAAAACAAAAAAGTGAAAAACACGTAGTAGGACTGAAAGATGTAGATGAAGTAATTGCTGTAATGGGGCAACCTGAAGATTACATCATTGAAGAAGAAACAAACGCTTCAGGAAAATTTAATGATTATAGCACAAGAGCTACCAAAAAATTATACCGCGACAAAGAAAAAGGAATGATTGGTGGTGTAGCTACAGGTCTTGGACATTACTTTGGTATCGATGCGGTTTGGTTAAAAATTATGTTCTTAATCTTTGTTTTTGCTGGATTTGGTACTGGTATATTGGCTTATATCATTCTTTGGATTGTAACTCCTGAAGCCATCACCACTTCGGAAAAACTAGAAATGACAGGTGAACCTGTAACCATCTCTAACATCGAGAAAAAAGTTCGTGAAGAATTTGAAAATGTATCTGGCAAATTTAAAAATGCCGATTATGACAAAATGGGAAACCAAGTAAAATCTGGAGCCGAAAAGTTGGGAAACTCTTTGGGTGATTTTATTATGACTCTTTTCAAAGTTTTCTCTAAAGTATTGGGTGTTATTTTAATCTTGACAGGACTTTTTACACTAGTTAGCTTATTTATTGGAGTATTTACATTAGGCTCATCAGCATTTATCGATTTTCCTTGGCAAAACTTTGTTGAAGCAGGGAACTTTGCTGACTATCCAGTTTGGAGCTTTGGTCTATTGATGTTTTTTGCTATCGGAATCCCTTTCTTTTTCCTTACTGTATTAGGATTTAAATTATTATCTCCAACAATAGGTTCTATCGGAAATATTGCCAAATATAGTTTATTGGCTTTATGGTTAATCTCTGTTGCTATCTTAATCTCTATTGGAGTAAAAACAGCTACTCAAGTAGCGTATGATGGAAAAACTGTAGTGAAACAAAATATTCCTTTGAGCGCAAACGATACTTTGTTCGTGAAATTCAGATACAATGATTATTACACAAAAGATATTGACGACCATACTGAATTTGAATTTGTACAAGATTCTGCGAACAACAAATTGATTTATTCTAACAATGTAAGCTTGAGAATTTTGTATACTGATGAAAAAACACCTTACATCCAAATTGAAAGAACTGCTAAAGGAAAATCATTTCAAGATGCAAAATTCAGAGCTGAAAAAATTCAATATGGTATAAAAGTAGAAGGAAATCATTTGTATTTAGACAATTATTTGTTGACCGATGTAAAAAACAAATTCCGTGATCAAGAAGTAGAATTGTATTTGTATTTACCAGAAGGTACTTTATTAAAACCAGACGCATCAGTACAAAACTATGATCGTTCAGATAATGATTTCTTTAATTTACACTATAGCTCAGACAATTACGTTTACAAAGTAACTGATTCTCAAATAAAATGTTTAAATTGCCCTGATGATGAGGACGAGTGGAATGATGTAGAAAATGATTCAACAGCTACTAATGTTACCATCAATGAAAATGGCATTTCTATTAAAAAAGATACTTTAATTAAATCCAATAAGGATATAAAAGAATTAAAAATCAATAAAGACGGAATAATCATCAAAACCGAATAG
- a CDS encoding transketolase family protein yields the protein MKKYTNTGSKDTRSGFGAGMTELGQKNENVVALCADLIGSLKFDDFKKNHPERFFQIGIAEANMIGIAAGLTIGGKIPFTGTFANFSTGRVYDQIRQSVAYSDKNVKICASHAGLTLGEDGATHQILEDIGLMKMLPGMTVINTCDYNQTKAATIALADHHGPAYLRFGRPVVPNFMPADEPFVIGKAILLNEGTDVTIVATGHLVWEALIAAEALEAKGISAEVINIHTIKPLDEEAILKSVAKTKCVVTAEEHNILGGLGESVSRVLALNTPAPQEFVAVNDSFGESGTPEQLMEKYQLNHQAIEAAVERVLARK from the coding sequence ATGAAAAAATATACAAATACAGGAAGTAAAGATACTCGTTCAGGTTTTGGAGCGGGAATGACAGAATTGGGTCAAAAGAACGAAAACGTTGTGGCCCTTTGTGCCGATTTAATTGGTTCATTGAAATTCGATGATTTCAAAAAAAATCACCCAGAGCGTTTTTTCCAAATCGGAATTGCAGAAGCTAATATGATTGGAATTGCAGCTGGTTTAACTATTGGAGGTAAAATTCCATTTACAGGAACATTTGCTAACTTTTCTACTGGACGTGTTTACGATCAAATTCGTCAATCGGTAGCTTATTCTGATAAAAATGTAAAAATTTGTGCATCACATGCAGGTTTAACTCTTGGAGAAGATGGAGCTACACACCAAATTCTTGAAGATATTGGATTAATGAAAATGTTACCAGGTATGACAGTAATCAATACTTGCGATTACAATCAAACCAAAGCAGCTACGATTGCTTTAGCAGATCACCATGGCCCAGCTTACTTACGTTTTGGACGTCCAGTAGTACCTAACTTTATGCCAGCAGACGAACCATTCGTAATTGGAAAAGCTATTTTATTGAACGAAGGAACAGATGTTACAATTGTTGCAACAGGACACTTAGTTTGGGAAGCTTTAATCGCTGCAGAAGCTTTGGAAGCCAAAGGAATTTCTGCCGAAGTAATCAACATTCACACCATCAAACCTTTGGACGAAGAAGCTATTTTGAAATCGGTTGCCAAAACTAAATGTGTGGTAACTGCTGAAGAGCATAACATTCTTGGTGGCTTAGGCGAAAGCGTTTCTAGAGTTTTAGCTTTAAACACTCCTGCACCGCAAGAATTCGTAGCGGTAAACGATAGTTTTGGAGAATCTGGAACTCCAGAACAATTGATGGAAAAATACCAATTGAATCACCAAGCTATTGAAGCTGCAGTTGAGCGTGTATTGGCTAGAAAATAA
- a CDS encoding glycoside hydrolase family 25 protein gives MRKVTKNYPRRRPNKKKNQGIATLKNYVWAAFGLLFLASVIYHYRTAFAYYLGFKSDKLSKTDVFSEARNLRVLEKHEGKTVGIDVSEYQGKISWSYVDTIENQYPLHFVFIRATAGNDAVDRRFKRNWEGAKKNKMIRGAYHYYRPNENSLEQAELFIKTVRLQKGDLPPVLDIEKLPKNQSMTNLKKGLRRWLQAIENHYKVKPIIYTGEKYYDDFLKEEFSDYLFWIANYNFYREEIQDDWLFWQFTERAAVPGIEGNVDVNIYNGDLQQLQFITVE, from the coding sequence ATGAGGAAAGTGACCAAAAACTATCCCAGACGTCGACCGAATAAGAAAAAAAACCAAGGTATAGCTACCCTCAAGAACTATGTCTGGGCAGCCTTTGGATTACTGTTTTTAGCAAGTGTCATCTATCATTATCGTACGGCTTTTGCATATTATTTAGGTTTTAAATCAGATAAGCTAAGTAAAACCGATGTTTTTTCGGAAGCCAGAAATTTGCGAGTACTCGAAAAACACGAGGGAAAAACCGTAGGGATTGATGTATCGGAATATCAAGGAAAAATAAGTTGGTCGTATGTTGATACGATTGAGAACCAATACCCTCTGCATTTTGTATTTATCCGTGCAACTGCGGGCAATGACGCGGTAGACAGACGTTTCAAACGCAATTGGGAAGGGGCAAAAAAGAACAAAATGATTCGTGGTGCATACCATTATTACCGCCCGAATGAGAATTCTTTAGAGCAAGCGGAGTTATTTATCAAAACGGTACGATTGCAAAAGGGAGATTTGCCTCCTGTATTGGACATTGAAAAATTACCCAAAAATCAGTCGATGACCAACCTCAAAAAAGGCCTTAGAAGATGGTTACAAGCCATAGAAAATCATTATAAAGTCAAACCCATTATTTATACTGGTGAGAAATACTACGATGATTTTCTAAAAGAAGAATTCAGTGATTACCTCTTTTGGATAGCCAATTATAATTTTTATCGAGAAGAAATTCAAGACGATTGGTTGTTTTGGCAGTTTACAGAACGTGCTGCCGTTCCTGGAATTGAGGGCAACGTAGATGTCAATATTTACAATGGCGATTTGCAACAATTGCAGTTTATTACGGTCGAGTAA
- a CDS encoding PorV/PorQ family protein, with protein MKKILSFFLVLGTCSLGAQTVRKYSNEFLNIGVDAAALGMSNTAVSFTADVNAGYWNPAGLTHLKDHQVAAMHANYFANIAQYDYLAYASPIDDRSSWGISLIRFGVDDILNTTELIDNQGNIDYNRIELFSTADYGFTFSYARKLPVPGFQYGVNAKVVRRIIGDFANSWGFGFDVGLQFERNNWQFGLLVRDLTTTYNIWNIDEEKYQAIADAIPGQNQELPESTEITAPKAQLGISKKFVFHYDYSLLAAANLNMRFTKTNDIIATDFVSIDPALGFEFGYTDLVFLRAGVGNFQKVTQLDASEKTNFQPNIGLGFQYRGIQIDYALTNLGNQGVALYSNIFSVKVDLGQFRR; from the coding sequence TTGAAAAAGATTCTTTCGTTTTTTTTAGTACTTGGTACTTGCTCATTAGGCGCTCAAACGGTTCGAAAATACTCCAATGAATTTCTAAACATTGGTGTAGATGCCGCAGCTTTAGGGATGTCCAATACTGCAGTTTCTTTCACGGCTGATGTCAACGCAGGCTATTGGAATCCTGCTGGTTTGACACATCTCAAAGACCATCAAGTAGCCGCTATGCACGCTAATTATTTTGCCAATATTGCGCAATACGACTATTTGGCCTATGCCTCACCTATAGATGACAGAAGCAGCTGGGGCATCTCATTGATTCGTTTTGGGGTAGATGATATATTGAATACTACCGAACTCATCGACAATCAAGGAAATATTGACTACAACCGCATTGAATTATTCTCTACTGCCGATTATGGTTTTACCTTTTCTTATGCTAGAAAACTCCCAGTTCCCGGTTTTCAATATGGAGTCAACGCCAAAGTGGTGCGCCGAATCATCGGAGATTTTGCCAATTCTTGGGGTTTTGGTTTTGATGTAGGTTTGCAATTTGAACGCAATAATTGGCAGTTTGGCTTACTCGTTCGGGACCTAACTACCACTTACAACATTTGGAATATAGATGAAGAAAAATACCAAGCCATAGCCGATGCCATTCCTGGTCAAAACCAAGAACTTCCCGAAAGCACCGAAATTACAGCCCCAAAGGCACAACTTGGCATTTCTAAAAAATTCGTTTTTCATTACGATTATAGTCTATTAGCCGCTGCCAACCTTAATATGCGCTTTACCAAAACTAATGATATTATTGCAACTGACTTCGTGAGTATTGACCCTGCTTTAGGATTCGAATTCGGCTATACGGATTTGGTTTTTCTGAGAGCTGGTGTTGGGAATTTTCAAAAAGTAACCCAATTAGACGCTAGCGAAAAAACCAATTTTCAACCCAACATCGGATTGGGATTTCAATATCGAGGGATTCAAATAGATTATGCTTTGACCAATTTAGGCAACCAAGGTGTGGCTTTGTATTCGAATATTTTTTCGGTAAAAGTAGATTTGGGACAATTTAGAAGGTAA